A stretch of Brassica napus cultivar Da-Ae chromosome C6, Da-Ae, whole genome shotgun sequence DNA encodes these proteins:
- the LOC106433655 gene encoding nuclear-pore anchor-like isoform X2 has translation MPLFMPDDELARLSNDAASVVAERADEYIRKLYAELDSVRAKADAASITAEQTCSLLEQKYLSLSQDFASLESQHAKLQSDLDDRLSELAQSQAQKHQLHLQSIEKDGELERMTTEMSELHKSKRQLMELLEQKDSEISEKNSNIKSYLEKIVKLTDASSEKESRFAEASAELARSQAMCFRLSQEKELMERHTKWLDEELTSKLDSYAELRRRHSDLEAEMSAKLVDVEKNYNECSSSLNWHKERLRELETKITSLQEELSSCKDAATTTEEQYSAELLTANKLVELYKESSEEWSRKAGELEGVIKALEARLSQVESGYKHRLEKEMSTNQKLEKENEDIKQKLEKCEAEIEKTRKTDELTLIPFSSFTRGVDISGTSNMIVESHEIISKVPAGVSGTALAASLLRDGWSLTKIYEKYQEAVDAMRHEQLGRKEAELILQRVLSELEEKAGFIQEERGEHERLVEAYSLVSQKLQDSVSEQSNMEKVIMELKADLRRRERENILYQKDISDLQKQVTILLKECRDVQLRCGAAGDEEEDDTQLSDVEMDMESEADKIISEHLLKFKDINGLVEQNVKLRNLVRSLSEQIESRETELKEKYEIDLKKKTDEASSKVAIVLERAEDQGKMIESLHASVAMYKRLYEEEQKLHSSNSLSSDPPPVPGRKNFLHLLEDSQEATKRAQEKTFERIRSLEEDLAKARSDIIAIRSERDKLAMEANFAREKLEGIMKESERKREEMNSVLARNIEFSQLIIDHQRKLRESSESLHAAEGISRKLSMEVSVLKQEKEVLSNAEKRASDEVSALSQRVYRLQATLDTIQSTEEVREEARAAERRKQEEHIKQLEKEWAEAKKELQEERSNARNSTSDRNQTLNNAVRQVEEMGKELANALKAVSAAESRASVAEARLSDLEKKIRSSDPKVRDMESGGVVSLSDNEISIDLHTAKEEMEKLRGEVESSKSHMLQYKSIAQVNETALKQMESAHENFRIEAEKTQKSLEAELVSLRERVSELENDCIQKSEQIANAAAGKEDALVSASAEIASLREESLVKSSQIEAINIQMSILKNDLEKEHEKWRVAQRNYERQVILQSETIQELTKTSQALASLQEEASELRKLADARGTEISELTSKWSEEKFMLEQQKNLAEKKYHDLNEQNKILHSRLEAMHLHSAEKDSRSGKISSESTGSDQLGDSGLQSVVNYLRRTKEIAETEISLMRQEKLRLQSQLESAVKMAESARGSLNAERSSSRASLLTEDEIKSLQLQVNEMNLLRESNMQLREENKHNFEECQRLREVSQKARTDFENSENLLKQKQTELDLCMKETERLRKEIDLQKRRVDELRETYKNIDVADYNRLKDEMRQFEEKLKGKDAHIEEIKKLVLEKENKISLLEKDLTNCKNELREREKDRTKCKTELSEREKRLDAAQQAQVTMQSEIENLKAEITKLKGDSERLRKSFTNIKRKLDKEKDDLNRENQSLSKQLEEAKEAGKRTTSDATAEQAVKERDEKEQKIQILDKFVHSLKDDLKKKDDELTKEKTERKSVEKVFGDSLAKIEQEKTKVDEELVKLERYQTALARLSEELDKLKQADGNLPEGTSAVQALSGSVLNDQAAAYVSAVDYFERMARTIVHNSQGSTKSTGTVTEASPATVEPSAIVKASPSKAPVETTQQPPKEKRLVSLKPSAELRRPVRRIKRPQFIKPEEPPQADVEMPEAEGAGDEGKQPSSNVTESQVTTMPPPFQTHIRKRQADPLASEPQQGTRETSSEIAPPAPKKPKGSESQPDTTESETLPKEPDVDESMDATTAAEDDNEEETEAETAEEKTEETTEAQQESEAEVQEKADEPVEENPTETETIPTEEEFKDQTDQENQDLLADVEFDKEEGEFDLDTLEDLEEAKDVITPTQSPIRIEKSTEEAETTIEPALEDAKNDEGAAEEASDKPDNGHNQQVEETDLKPETTIATTVTASTSSTPASASPSETQETEETKRAASPSRTINIADKAKEQAALRQAGVATLGGTRTPSPGNRAASSSLLRGRGRVVNTRGGNRLNTRGGRTPRGGGAGRGQPPSQP, from the exons ATGCCCTTGTTTATGCCAGACGATGAGCTTGCGCGGCTATCAAACGACGCCGCGTCGGTGGTTGCAGAGAGAGCCGACGAGTACATCCGGAAGCTGTACGCCGAGTTGGACAGTGTACGTGCCAAGGCCGATGCTGCTTCCATCACGGCGGAGCAGACGTGCTCGCTTCTCGAGCAGAAGTACCTCTCGCTCTCTCAGGATTTCGCGTCGCTTGAATCTCAGCATGCGAAGCTTCAGTCTGATCTCGATGATCGGTTATCTGAGCTCGCACAGTCTCAGGCGCAGAAGCACCAGCTTCATTTGCAATCG ATTGAGAAGGATGGAGAGTTAGAGAGGATGACGACGGAGATGTCAGAGCTGCATAAGTCCAAGAGGCAACTGATGGAGTTGCTGGAGCAGAAAGATTCTGAGATTAGCGAGAAGAACTCTAATATCAAGAGCtatttggagaagatt GTTAAGCTGACTGACGCTAGTTCGGAAAAGGAGTCTAGATTTGCTGAAGCAAGCGCTGAATTGGCACGTTCGCAAGCTATGTGCTTTCGTTTGTCTCAGGAGAAAGAGCTTATGGAAAGGCATACTAAATGGCTTGATGAGGAGTTAACATCTAAACTTGATAGTTATGCTGAACTCCGTAGGAGGCATTCTGATCTCGAGGCTGAAATGTCGGCGAAGCTTGTGGAC GTTGAGAAAAATTATAATGAATGCTCTAGTTCGTTGAATTGGCATAAGGAAAGATTGAGAGAGCTCGAAACGAAGATTACTTCATTACAAGAG GAACTCAGCTCGTGCAAAGATGCAGCAACGACGACTGAAGAGCAATACAGTGCTGAACTTCTCACT GCAAACAAGCTTGTTGAGCTGTACAAGGAAAGTTCGGAGGAATGGTCTAGAAAGGCTGGGGAACTTGAGGGTGTCATTAAGGCCTTAGAG GCACGCTTGAGCCAAGTCGAGAGTGGGTATAAACATAGACTTGAGAAAGAAATGTCTACGAACCAGAAGTTGGAGAAG GAGAACGAagacattaaacaaaaacttgaGAAGTGTGAAGCAGAAATTGAGAAAACTCGAAAAACAGATGAGCTAACGCTTATACCTTTCAGCAGTTTCACAAG AGGGGTTGACATTTCTGGGACCAGCAACATGATAGTGGAAAGCCATGAAATAATTTCCAAGGTTCCTGCTGGTGTGTCAGGAACAGCACTGGCAGCTTCACTCCTACGTGACGGATGGAGT ctgaCCAAAATTTATGAGAAGTATCAAGAGGCTGTTGATGCTATGAGGCATGAGCAATTAGGTCGAAAGGAAGCGGAGTTGATACTACAACGG GTTTTATCCGAACTAGAAGAGAAAGCTGGGTTCATCCAAGAGGAAAGAG GTGAGCATGAGCGTTTGGTTGAAGCTTACTCTCTAGTCAGTCAAAAACTTCAGGATTCTGTCTCTGAACAATCAAATATGGAGAAAGTCATCATGGAGCTAAAG gCTGACTTGAGGAGGCGGGAACGTGAAAATATTCTGTATCAGAAAGATATATCTGACCTACAGAAGCAG GTAACGATACTACTGAAGGAGTGTCGTGATGTCCAACTTCGCTGTGGAGCTGCCGgggatgaggaagaagatgatactCAGCTTTCTGATGTTGAGATGGATATGGAATCTGAAGCTGATAAAATAATTTCAGAGCATCTT TTGAAGTTTAAAGATATAAATGGATTAGTTGAGCAGAATGTTAAGCTCAGGAATCTTGTTCGTAGTCTCTCAGAGCAGATTGAAAGTAGGGAAACGGAGCTGAAG GAGAAGTATGAGATAGACCTGAAGAAAAAGACTGATGAAGCTTCTTCCAAAGTAGCCATCGTGCTAGAAAGAGCCGAAGACCAGGGTAAAATGATTGAATCACTGCACGCATCT GTTGCAATGTATAAACGACTATATGAAGAGGAACAGAAACTTCATTCATCTAATTCTCTTTCTTCAGATCCGCCTCCAG TGCCAGGAAGGAAGAACTTCTTACATCTGCTTGAGGATTCGCAG GAAGCTACTAAGAGAGCCcaagaaaaaacatttgaacGCATTCGAAGTCTGGAAGAAGATTTAGCGAAGGCTAGGAGTGATATAATTGCGATAAGGTCTGAACGGGATAAGTTGGCCATGGAGGCAAATTTTGCTAGGGAAAAACTAGAAGGCATCATGAAAGAATCTGAACGCAAG AGGGAAGAAATGAACAGTGTTTTGGCAAGAAACATAGAGTTCTCGCAGCTGATCATCGACCACCAACGGAAGTTACGtgagagttctgagtctctgCATGCAGCGGAAGGGATTTCTAGAAAATTATCTATGGAG GTATCGGTTCTTAAACAAGAAAAAGAGGTGTTATCAAATGCTGAGAAAAGAGCCTCTGATGAAGTTTCTGCTTTATCTCAGAGAGTTTATCGCCTTCAG GCTACCTTGGATACTATCCAGAGTACAGAGGAAGTTCGTGAG GAAGCAAGAGCTGCCGAGAGAAGGAAACAAGAGGAGCATATCAAGCAACTTGAG AAAGAATGGGCTGAAGCTAAAAAAGAATTGCAAGAAGAAAGGAGCAATGCGCGGAATAGCACTTCGGACCGCAATCAAACTTTGAACAATGCTGTTAGGCAGGTCGAAGAAATGGGGAAAGAATTGGCTAATGCCTTGAAGGCTGTCTCGGCAGCAGAGTCCAGGGCTTCTGTGGCTGAG GCTAGACTTTCTGATTTGGAGAAGAAGATAAGATCTTCAGATCCTAAG GTTCGTGATATGGAGAGTGGTGGAGTCGTCTCTCTTTCTGATAATGAG ATATCCATAGACCTGCATACTGCTAAGGAAGAAATGGAAAAGTTGAGGGGAGAAGTAGAATCTAGCAAAAGCCACATGCTTCAG TACAAGAGTATAGCTCAGGTGAATGAAACAGCTTTAAAGCAGATGGAATCTGCCCATGAGAACTTCAGAATTGAG GCTGAAAAGACACAGAAATCGTTGGAAGCAGAGCTTGTTTCTCTTAGGGAAAGGGTTTCAGAACTTGAAAACGACTGTATACAGAAATCGGAGCAAATAGCCAATGCTGCTGCAGGAAAAGAAGATGCTCTTGTATCAGCATCAGCTGAAATTGCAAGCCTGAGAGAAGAAAGCTTAGTTAAAAG TTCCCAAATCGAAGCAATTAATATCCAGATGTCCATTTTGAAAAATGACCTGGAGAAGGAACATGAGAAATGGCGTGTTGCTCAGAGAAATTATGAAAGACAG GTTATTCTGCAGTCTGAAACTATTCAAGAGCTTACGAAAACATCACAGGCTTTGGCTTCCCTTCAAGAGGAGGCATCTGAACTTCGTAAATTGGCTGATGCAAGGGGAACGGAAATT tcCGAGCTTACCTCCAAGTGGAGTGAAGAGAAATTTATGTTAGAGCAGCAAAAGAATCTAGCGGAGAAGAAGTATCATGATCTCAACGAACAG AACAAAATACTGCATAGCCGACTTGAGGCTATGCATCTTCACTCGGCTGAGAAAGATAGCCGTTCTGGAAAAATATCATCTGAAAGCACTGGCTCAGATCAACTTGGAGATTCTGGTTTGCAAAGTGTAGTTAATTATTTGCGCAGAACGAAGGAAATA GCTGAAACAGAGATATCACTTATGAGACAGGAAAAATTACGGTTGCAATCGCAA CTTGAGAGTGCCGTGAAGATGGCAGAGTCTGCCCGGGGTTCACTTAATGCTGAGCGTTCCAGTTCAAGGGCCTCATTATTGACTGAGGATGAAATCAAATCTCTTCAGCTTCAG GTCAATGAGATGAACTTGCTCCGTGAAAGCAACATGCAACTCAGGGAggaaaacaaacacaattttgAGGAGTGCCAG AGACTGCGTGAAGTATCTCAAAAGGCTAGGACAGATTTCGAAAACTCAGAAAATCTATTGAAGCAAAAGCAAACGGAGTTAGACTTGTGTATGAAAGAGACGGAAAGGCTAAGGAAGGAGATAGATCTTCAAAAAAGGAGGGTTGATGAG TTGCGAGAGACGTATAAAAACATTGATGTTGCTGACTACAATCGCCTCAAAGATGAAATGCGGCAATTCGAG GAGAAACTGAAAGGGAAAGATGCTCATATTGAGGAAATCAAGAAGCTTGTGttagagaaggagaataagataTCTCTACTAGAGAAGGATCTAACAAACTGCAAAAACGAACTGAGAGAGAGGGAGAAGGATCGAACAAAATGCAAAACAGAACTGAGTGAGAGGGAAAAGAGGTTAGACGCTGCTCAGCAAGCACAG gtGACTATGCAGTCAGAGATTGAGAATTTGAAAGCAGAGATTACTAAGCTGAAAGGAGATTCCGAAAGGTTGAGAAAATCTTTTACTAACATTAAGAGAAAGCTCGATAAAGAAAAGGACGACTTAAACAGAGAAAACCAGTCGCTCTCTAAACAATTAGAGGAAGCCAAAGAGG CTGGAAAGAGAACAACATCTGATGCTACGGCGGAGCAGGCCGTTAAGGAGAGAGatgaaaaagaacaaaagattCAG ATATTGGATAAGTTTGTTCATTCACTGAAAGATGacctgaagaagaaagatgacgAATTAACTAAAGAGAAAACAGAACGCAAGTCTGTTGAGAAAGTATTTGGAGACTCCTTGGCCAAAATTGAACAG GAGAAAACAAAAGTGGATGAAGAGCTTGTTAAGCTCGAGAGGTATCAGACGGCATTGGCTCGACTCTCTGAAGAATTAGACAAGTTGAAGCAAGCTGATGGAAATCTGCCTGAG ggTACTTCAGCTGTCCAGGCTCTCTCTGGAAGCGTATTGAATGACCAAGCCGCTGCGTACGTATCAGCTGTAGACTATTTTGAACGCATGGCTCGTACTATTGTCCACAATTCTCAAGGTAGCACAAAATCTACTGGTACGGTGACTGAAGCTTCCCCTGCTACAGTTGAGCCTTCAGCCATTGTCAAAGCCTCTCCTTCAAAAGCTCCGGTGGAAACTACCCAGCAGCCACCCAAAGAGAAGAGATTGGTTTCGCTGAAACCAAGCGCTGAGCTCCGCAGACCGGTTAGGAGGATTAAACGTCCTCAATTTATTAAACCAGAGGAACCTCCTCAAGCTGATGTTGAGATGCCAGAAGCTGAGGGAGCTGGTGATGAAGGAAAACAGCCTTCCTCCAATGTTACAGAGAGCCAAGTAACCACAATGCCACCACCTTTTCAGACACATATCCGTAAACGCCAGGCCGATCCATTGGCTTCTGAGCCACAACAAGGGACTCGGGAAACCAGTTCAGAAATTGCACCACCTGCGCCGAAGAAGCCTAAAGGATCTGAGTCACAACCTGATACTACCGAAAGTGAAACCCTCCCTAAAGAGCCAGACGTGGATGAATCCATGGATGCGACTACTGCCGCTGAGGATGACaatgaagaagaaacagaagcCGAGACTGCAGAGGAGAAAACAGAGGAAACTACGGAAGCACAACAAGAAAGTGAAGCTGAAGTCCAAGAGAAAGCTGATGAGCCAGTAGAAGAGAATCCAACTGAGACAGAAACCATTCCTACCGAAGAAGAGTTTAAGGATCAGACCGATCAAGAGAATCAAGATCTTCTGGCAGACGTGGAATTTgataaagaagaaggagagttCGATCTAGACACTCTGGAAGATCTCGAAGAGGCCAAGGATGTAATTACACCCACGCAGTCACCAATTAGGATAGAGAAATCAACGGAGGAAGCTGAAACAACCATTGAACCAGCACTAGAAGATGCTAAGAACGATGAAGGAGCTGCTGAAGAAGCCTCTGATAAACCCGACAATGGTCACAATCAACAAGTAGAAGAAACCGATCTCAAGCCAGAGACCACAATAGCTACAACTGTCACAGCATCCACTTCCTCTACTCCAGCTTCTGCAAGTCCAAGCGAAACTCAAGAAACTGAAGAAACGAAGAGAGCAGCGTCGCCAAGCAGAACTATTAATATAGCTGATAAAGCAAAAGAGCAAGCAGCTCTAAGACAAGCCGGAGTAGCCACTCTAGGTGGAACCCGAACTCCTTCACCAGGCAACCGAGCTGCTTCATCATCCCTCCTCAGAGGTCGTGGCCGAGTTGTAAACACTCGAGGAGGAAATCGACTGAATACTCGTGGTGGCCGAACCCCTCGTGGTGGTGGTGCTGGACGTGGACAACCCCCGAGCCAGCCGTGA